The Leucothrix mucor DSM 2157 DNA window AGCAGGCATCACGAGCTTCGATTAGGTAGTCAATGTTGCCCTGAAAAAAGTGCTCATCGGTTAGTACCGATAAACACGCAGCGCCGCCGGCTTCATAGCTCTTGGCAATATCCGCGGGTCTGAAGTCTTCACGAATCAAGCCTTTGCTTGGTGACGCTTTTTTCACTTCAGCGATAACGGCCGGTTGATTGTTTGCCAGTTTTTGGCGTAGTGCCGCTGCAAATGGGCGTACCGCTGGTGCCGTTTCAATCGCTGTCGTCAGCGCTTCTAATGGCACCGCTTGGCGGGCGTTATAAACTTCCTGAACTTTATGAGTAATAATTTTTTTCAGGACATCCGACGTATGTAATAGCTCGTCTTCTAATTGGCTCATGAGTTGGTCTTCTCGCTCAATGCGGTTAATTTCTCAAGGGCTGCGCCAGAAGCAATCACTTCCTGTGCGCGTGTAATTCCAGCTTCTAGGGTATCGCTTAGGCCTGCGGCATAAATTGCAGCACCGGCATTCATTGCAACGATATCGCGGGCAGCACCGGCTTCATTGCTTAGCACGCCACGTAACATTGTCAGGCTTTGCTCGGCATTTTCTACTTTAATGCTATCCAAAGGTTGGCGGCTAAAGCCAAAGTCTTCTGGGGTAATGGTGTATTCGCGAACTTCGCCATCTTTTAGCTCAGCCACATGGGTTGGGCAAGCAATGCTGATTTCATCCAAGCCATCTTCGGCGCTAACCACTAATACATGGTTACTGCCGAGCTGCTTCAGTACTTCCGCCATCGGTCGTACCAGTTTTGGGGTAAATACGCCCAGTAACTGGTTTGGCGCGCCAGCCGGATTAGTCAGCGGGCCAAGAATATTAAAGATCGTGCGCACAGCCATTTCTTTACGTGGGCCAATCGCATGTTTCATCGCGCTGTGGTGCATTGGGGCAAACATAAAGCCAACACCTAGCTCTTCCACACAGGCTTTGACTTGCTCTGGTGAAATACCCAAATTAACCCCTGCCGCTTCCAAGACATCGGCCGCGCCAGACTTACTGGAAACCGAGCGATTACCGTGCTTGGCCACATGGCCACCCGCTGCAGCAACCACAAAGCAGCTCGCGGTAGAGATATTAAAGGTGCTGCTGCCATCGCCACCGGTACCAACAATATCAACCAGATTATCGGCTTGAATATCAACCGGCGTTGCCAGATCACGCATCACCTGAGCGGCGGCAGTGATCTCATCCACACTTTCGCTTTTTAGGCGTAATGCCACCAGAAAACCACCAATCTGAGCATCGGTTGCTTTGCCCGTCATGATTTCCTGCATGACCTGTGTCATTTCTTCAGAAGATAGATCTTTTTGCTCAATTACTTGGGCAATAGCTTGTTGAATATTCATAGGCTTATTGGTGATTATCGGTAAACAGGGAGGTATCTTAGCATGCAATATAGGCGGGAACGAACCCCAACCCTGTGATGAAAGCATTACAAGGTTGGAAGGTTCAGGGTATTAGTCGGCGGGCTTTAAAGTGCGGAAGATTAGCTCAAATGAAGGCTCAGTTTGAGTCAGAGAGTCATTGCTGACCTGATTCACTAAAAACGCCGCAAAGCGCGCAGAATCTTTACGGAAATACTCACGATAGTCGCTGGTTTGAATGCCAGCCACGCTACCGGGAACGGTTTCTACCACCCAATCATAGGTTTTGCCATTTAGATCACGGCTAATGGTCATGAACTCAATTGGCTCAATCACGGCAGGGCTATCTTCTGCCTGCGTATTATCGGTCGCCAGTGGCACGACTCGAGTTTGCTCAGAGTAGCTGTTTACAAACTGCTCTAGCGTTGGGGTGTCATCAATCGGGAAAATCTGAATAGATGACAGAGCATTTTCATCTGGGGACTCAATAAACACGTAACGCACCGCATCCTGAACCACATCTTCAACCACGTTCCAATCTTTTGGATATTCAAACGTTAAGCCGTCTTGTTCGTACTGTTTAGACTCAACGGCAGGCACAGCAATCGCGGCGACTTCAGCTGTTTTCTCTTCTGTTGGCTCCTCGACTCGCTCACAGGCGGTCAGAGTAAACGCTATCAGGCAGCTAAAAAGTAAAGGGCGCATGTTCATACAGTTACCGATTTATCCTTGTCCAGACATAATGGGATAGCAGCGATCATACCAAGCTGCAAATTCAGAGTTATGAGCTTTTGCCATCGCAATAATGCCAAGCTGATCACCGGAGCGTAAAACACCAAACACGCTGCAGTCTACAAAATCAGCCGACTCACCACCGAAGAATGACTTGCCTTGCAGGCCTTCAGTCACCCAATGGTCAATTGCACTTAAAAACTCTGCCTTTGGATCATTAATTTCGTGCTTTAGTTGCAGGCGTTTTGCCACTTTTGGCATTACCACCGAACCGCCTAAGCGCACAATGATCGCTTTGTACCACGGGTATTGTTCGGCATCGATAATCTTGCCGAAATTACGCCATGAGGTCATAAAGTTCGGGTGGATTAGTGGTGTCAGATAATGCACTAAAGTATCGTCAATCCAATCAGTCCACACTTTGCTATCAGCTTGCTGTGGGGCATGCGCGTAGTTGGCATTGATATGCTCAACAATCGCGGCAGATTCCACAATCACCTGATCGCCATCTTTTAACACCGGCACTTTTTTGTGGTCGGTAAAATCAAGCTCTTTCATGCCCATCGGGGTGACTTCAACAATCTCGTAAGGCTGTTTGGCATAGTTGAGCAGGGAGCGCACTTTCCAGCAGAAAGGGCAGGAGTTAAATTGATAGAGAGTTAGCATAAGGGGGAAATCGCTATTCAGTTGACGAAATTAGGGGCGCTCAGAGCTGACGCTGGCGCACCGCCTCGTATAGTACCACACCGGTAGCGACGGAGACATTTAAGCTGGAGACTGAGCCAGCCATTGGAATCGAAATCAGAAAATCGCAAGCTTCCTCGGTCAGGCGGCGTACACCAGCCCCTTCCGCGCCCATCACAATGGCCGATGAGCCTTTAAAATCAATGTCATAAAGGGTTTGGGTGGCTTTGTCGCTGGTACCGGTAATCCACACGCCAGCATCTTTTAACATCTGCAAGGTGCGCGAGAGATTAGTGACCTGAACGAATGGCAATGTTTCAGCCGCGCCCGAAGCCACTTTGCGAGCGGTTGGGGTGAGGCTGGCTGACTTGTCACGCGGTGCGATAACGGCATGCACACCAGCACCTTCTGCAGTACGTAAACACGCGCCCAGATTGTGAGGGTCGGTGACGCCATCCAGCACTAGCAACAGCAATGGGCCTTCGGTATTGGTGATCATATCGAACAGATCATTCTCCGAGGCCGCTTCCTGCGCTTCGTATTCGGCGGCAATGCCTTGATGCTTGCGGCTACCGGTCATGCGGTCCAGTGCTGAGGGCGTTGCGCTAGTCACAACTAACCCCAGTGCTTTGGCCTTTTCGACCAGCTTATCAATACGCGGGTTGCGTTTGTTTTCCGCAACCCACAGCTGTGTCACATTCTCGGCATCATTTTCTAGTGCGCTCTGGATCGGGTGAACGCCGCTTAAAAAAGTTTTCATGATTTGCGTTTCTTACGTTTTGGAGCCTTTTTATCCGCTTTACCAGCAGTTTTGGCTTTGGCATTTTTCGGTTTCTTTGGCTTACGCTCGCCATCATCAGCAGAGACGCCAGCCGCACCCGGCAACATAAAGTCAATCTTACGATCATCCAGATCCACACGCGCAACTTGCACAGTAATCTGATCGCCTAAGCGGAAACTACGGCCTGAGCTTTCACCGGTTAAACGATGTAGTGCTGGGTCAAAACGGTAGTAATCACTTTTCAGTGACGTTACGTGGACCAGACCTTCTACATAGATATCTGTCAGCTCTACAAACAAACCAAAACCAGTCACTGCTGTGATGTAGCCTTTGAACACTTCGCCGACTTTATCTAGCATGTATTCTGCTTTTAGCCACGCCAGTACGTCGCGGGTTGCATCATCAGCACGGCGCTCGGCCATGGAGCAATGCTCGCCCAGCTCTTTCATATCTGCAGGAGAGTAGGTGTAAGTATCTGCCTTATTGCCCTGAATCAAATGACGAATCGCACGGTGTACCAGTAAGTCAGGGTAGCGACGAATTGGAGAGGTAAAGTGCGCGTAATCCTTTTGAGCCAAGCCGAAGTGTCTTGCCGCTTCTGGCTTCTCAGGATTGACAGGCGTGTACATAGCGCGTGACAAGCTGCGCAGCAGTACCGTCTGAATCAGATCGGTATCAGCACGTTGCTGTACGCTGGCCAGCAATCTTGCATAGTCGATTGGCTCTGGCTTTAAACCGCCGCCTAAACTTAAGCCGACGCCGTTTAAGAACTCACGCAGCTTCTCTAAGCTTTCCATGTCTGGCTCGGGATGTACCCGGTGCAGTGCTGGCATTTTGTGCTTTTTCAGATAGCGAGCGGCACAGACATTGGCTGCAATCATGCACTCTTCAATGACCTTATGCGCATCGTTACGCGTCGTTGGTTTGATTGACTGAATCTTACGATCCGCACCGAACTCAATTTTGGTTTCAGTGGTTTCAAAGTCTATCGAACCGCGCTCATCACGTGCATGGCGTAAAGCTTTGTACAAAGAGTACAAGTCTTTTAGATGTGGCAGTAGTTCCGCATACTCTTCGCAAAGCGTCGGATCTTTATCCACCAGCATAGCGGCCACTTTAGTATAAGTCAGGCGCGCAGCAGAGTGCATTACCCCTTCTTTAAACTCGTAGCTTAAGATCTCGCCTTCATCATCAATGATGGCTTCACAAACCATACACAAACGATCTACGTGAGGGTTTAGCGAACACAGGCCATTAGAAATTTCTTCCGGCAGCATTGGAATGACTTGAGCAGGGAAGTAAACCGAGGTTCCGCGATTCCAGGCTTCTTGGTCCAATGCGCTGCCAACGGGTACGTAATGCGAGACATCTGCAATCGCAACAACCAGTTTCCAGTTATTACCTTTGCGTTCGCAATATACCGCGTCATCAAAGTCGCGGGAGTCTTCACCGTCGATGGTGACTAAAGGCATTTGGCGGTAATCAACACGGCCGACTTTATCTTCTTCGGCAGCTTCAGTACCGAGGCGGGCAGTCTCTGCCAGAATGTCGTCATTCCACTCGTGTGGTAGGTCATGAGAGCGCAGTGCGATGTCAATTTCCATGCCTGGCGCCATGTGCTCACCCAGAATCTCAACCACTTTACCAATCGCCAATTGGCGGGTACTTGGCTGCTCAACCAGTGCTGCACTGACGATTTGGCCATGCTTGGCTTTACCGTTGAACTCAGGTGGGATAAGCACATCAGCGGCGATGCGCTTGTTATCTGGTTCAACAAAGCCAATGCCACCGCGTACAAAATAGCGCCCGACAACTTGTTCGGTATTACGCTCGAGTACTTCGATGACTGCGCCTTCGCGGCGTCCTTTTTTATCGGTACCGGTGACGCTACACAGCGCCCGGTCTCCATGCATGAGCTTGCGCATTTGCTTGCCATGCAGGAATAAATCATCACTGCCATCATCCGGGATTAAAAAGCCGAAGCCGTCCGGGTGGCCTGATACACGTCCGGCAATCAGATCAGCTTTGCTGACTGGTAAGTATTGCTTGCGACGATTAAACAAAATCTGGCCGTCACGCTCCATAGCGCGCAGGCGGTATTTTAACGCATCCTTATCATCGGACTCAGTGAGCTCCAGATGGTCGATGAGTTCAGCAAAACCAAGAGGTGCGTTACTGTCTGCTAAAACGCTCAGAATCAGTTCACGGCTGGCGATAGGTCGCTCGTATTTTTGTGCTTCTCGGGCTTTGTGTGGGTCTTTGTATTTCAATGTAGGTATCTTTTCCTTGTTGTTAATGAGTGGCATTCTACTGCATATTATTGATCAGAGTATGAATTATCCTTTACTTCAGGTAATTCGCCAACAGTTTAGCAGCAACTTCAGCGCCATTACTGGCGGGGGGAGGTTTTTTCCAGCGGGTAGCCAGTGCTTTTTCAGCAGCTTTGGCAAAGTCGCCAGCGTTGAATTCGCTAAGTTGGATAATCTGTAGATAGCCTTGTGCTTGGACCCATTTAAACAGCGCAGGTTCCTCAGGCCAACCATTACGGGTAATACAAATTACCGGAACCTGATTCACGGTCGCTTCAACGAGCATGCCGTAACCGGTTTTGGTGAGTACTGCATGGCAGCTACTTAACAGGTCAATGAATGCCATATCAAATATATCCTGCGAGACGATATCGGTTCGGGCAGATTGAATGCCGCTGCCGACAATCCAGTAGACATTGTCCAGTACTGGCCAGTTGCTGGTATCCAAAGTATTCGGAATGCCGCCTAAGTTGACCAATACAAAGCGTGCTTGGGGATTGTTTACAACGTTACGCAAGAGCTCTGATTGGCATTGGCCACGATGTGCAATCGGCGGGATGGCCTGAGTATTGTTTAAACCAGGCATCGGCATAGAGGGTGTCACGGTTAGGAACTGCTCGGCGCTGGCATAGGCTTCACGGATTTGCCGGGTAATTGATTGAGCCTCAGGGTAGTCGCCGCAATAGTGGGAGAATATTTCAGCCCAGTTAAGCGAGCACATGGCTATGGATGGGATGTTGAGTTTGGCTGCGGCAGAGAGTGATAAATAGGGCACATTCGCCAGAATAAAATCGGGTTGTAATTTTTCCAGTTCCTCCATTTCTTGTTCTATAGCCTGTTCATAGTGTTGATGCAGTGCTTGGTAATATTGGTAAGAGGCTTCACGGTCAATTTCAACGGGGTTGTGCATTGTTAGCCCAATATCCAAGGCGTATGAAATACTATTGACAGGCAGGTTTAACCGCTCCTTGATTATCGACTCGGGAAGCTTACTTCGAATGGTAATTCGTAGCGGTAAATCGAGCCGGTGTAATGCATTTAGCACCATAGAGGTTTGTGCAAAATGGCCAAAGCCGTGAGTGGAAAGGTCCACTAATAAATGTTTGGTCTTTTTCATGGCTTTTAATAAATACTCGTTGACAAAAAAAATGGTAAATGTAGAATGCGCGTCTCCGAGATTGATCGGAGTTCTACACCACTTGCCGAAGTGGCGGAATTGGTAGACGCGCTAGCTTCAGGTGCTAGTGAGCTTATGCTCGTGGAGGTTCAAGTCCTCTCTTCGGCACCATGTTTTGAACATGATGTAGATATGAAATTTCAAAACCAGCTTTCGTAGCTGGTTTTTTTTCGCCTGCAATTTATCCATCACTATACCCCCGTATTTTTTGCGAAGCGCTCACGTTTAACCGATTATGGTTTACAATAAACGTCTGTATTTTCTATCGGACTATTGTATGAGCTTTCTATCCTCACTTAAATCCATGTTTGCCGGCTCTGGCGAATCAGCTTCTGCCTCTAAAGCCATGCCTTCAGAAGAATACGAAGGTTTCGAAATCATTCCAGCGCCTATGAAAGAGGGTGGTCAATATCGCCTTAATGGTGTGATCCGTAAAGGTGAGCGTGAGCATCAGATGATTCGTGCCGACGTGTTTACCTCCGCAGATACCTGTGCAGCCGAAATGGTCCGCAAATCCAAAGTACTGATTGATCAGATGGGCGACCGTTTATTTAATTGATCATTTGATAATCCCGACCAGTAGGTGGATACGATGGCTTTAGATAAGGATGCATTAACGCAACATATTCGACAACAGATCCCCTTGGCTGATGGAATGGATTTTTCAATTAGTCAGCTTGATGAGCAGGGGGTCACCGTGCACGCGCCACTGAGCCCGAATATCAATGTGCATGGCACGGGTTTTGCCGGGAGTTTGTATTCACTATCCGCCTTGGCGGCATGGGCTTACACGACACATTTGGTTGAGCAAAACGGAATTGATGCCGACATCGTAATGGCTCAGGCGGAGATTCGCTACCGCCGGCCGGTGGTGACTGATATCGAATGTGTCTGTCATTGTGATGCTGAAGTTGGTACCGCATTTCTTCAGCATTTAAAGCAAAAAGGGCGTGCTCGTTTGTCCTTGGTGGTTGAAATTGGCGCGGACGATGATGTGGTGTTTAGCGCCACGATGGTCGCGATTCAGCGGGCTTAGCCACTAGAATTACTACAGTTAATCTTTCTGGATTAGCCTATGATTAGGCAGTATAGTCGATTAAGCGTTCGACTTTTCTCCATGACCGATAGCCGACTGAGGTAATTTATGACTGCTGAAGTAATAATCTTAAACTCGTCAGGAGTTGCGCTGGCCGCCGATAGCGCGGTGACCATTGGCGGGACTAAAATCTACAACACGGCCATCAAATTGCTGGCCCTCTCCAAGACTGAGCCAGTCGGCATTATGATCTATGGGAATGCCGGTTTGATGGGTGTTCCGTGGGAAATTTTGATCAAGGTTTACCGCACCCAGCTAAAAGATAAAAAGATGGATAAGCTGGAAGACTACGGGGAAGACTTCCTCGATTTTCTGCGAAACCGTTCTGACTTATTCCCCAGCGAGGTAGAGCGCCAGTGGGTCGGTAGCAATGTCTATCGTTACTATAATTTCCTACGCGAAACGCTGGTTAAAAAAGTACAACCAATTATCGAAGCGGGAACGGCCATTGGCGAGCCAGAGGTGGCTAAAGCCTTTGAGGAGTTGATCGACGAAAAGCACAAGATGCTCAGCGAGCAGCCCTATATCAGCGATATGGATAAAGCATTTGAGGCCAAAGCGCGTGAGCACTATGACGAGCTATTTCGCGAGCTGTTGGAATCGACCTTCCAGAACCTCAAACCCAAACGAGGCTATGTCACCAAGCTTTATGATATTGCCATTTACTTGCACACCCGCGTTGCGTTTTCACGCGGTAGCTCGGGATTGGTAATTGCAGGTTATGGCGATACTGAAATTTACCCATCAGTACTGAGTTACGAGCTGGAAGGGATTCTTCGCGGCAAGCTCAAGTATCAGGTGCTGAAGGACAAGTCTAAAAAAATCACCAAATCCAGCGATGCAGCTATCTACCCTTATGCGCAGGAAGATATGGTGAATTTATTCATGAATGGGGTGAATTCACAGATTTTGATGTACCTGCAAACGGCCCTTGGCGGCATGGTAGAGCGTGTGCCTGATTTGATTAAGGATGAGGATTTAAATACAGAATCGCGTTCCGCCGAAGAAATAAAAGATGAGATTGGCTTAAGTTATCGGGCATTGCTGGGTACGTTTTATCAGGACTTTGGTAAGCATATTCGCGACTCGCATATTTCACCGGTCATGAGCATGGTGCGAGTATTGCCTAAAGATGAGCTGGCTGCGATGGCTGAGGCTTTGGTTAATCTAACGGCATTTAAGCGTAAAATGACCAATACGCTGGAGACGGTAGGTGGACCGATTGATGTAGCGGTAATTTCTAAAGGTGATGGTTTGGTTTGGGTGAAGCGCAAGCATTACTTCCCCAGTGAATTGAACGCTAATTTCTATCAGAATTATTTTAGAGGTATCGATGATGACAAATAAATCGACAAAAAAATTCCATTCTGTGGAGCAGCTAAGAGCGGAGCTATTTCCCAATAAGACGGAGTCTCCGGATAAAGCCCATTCAAATCAAAAGCCAGCGGAA harbors:
- the trpD gene encoding anthranilate phosphoribosyltransferase encodes the protein MNIQQAIAQVIEQKDLSSEEMTQVMQEIMTGKATDAQIGGFLVALRLKSESVDEITAAAQVMRDLATPVDIQADNLVDIVGTGGDGSSTFNISTASCFVVAAAGGHVAKHGNRSVSSKSGAADVLEAAGVNLGISPEQVKACVEELGVGFMFAPMHHSAMKHAIGPRKEMAVRTIFNILGPLTNPAGAPNQLLGVFTPKLVRPMAEVLKQLGSNHVLVVSAEDGLDEISIACPTHVAELKDGEVREYTITPEDFGFSRQPLDSIKVENAEQSLTMLRGVLSNEAGAARDIVAMNAGAAIYAAGLSDTLEAGITRAQEVIASGAALEKLTALSEKTNS
- a CDS encoding glutathione S-transferase family protein, whose protein sequence is MLTLYQFNSCPFCWKVRSLLNYAKQPYEIVEVTPMGMKELDFTDHKKVPVLKDGDQVIVESAAIVEHINANYAHAPQQADSKVWTDWIDDTLVHYLTPLIHPNFMTSWRNFGKIIDAEQYPWYKAIIVRLGGSVVMPKVAKRLQLKHEINDPKAEFLSAIDHWVTEGLQGKSFFGGESADFVDCSVFGVLRSGDQLGIIAMAKAHNSEFAAWYDRCYPIMSGQG
- the rlmB gene encoding 23S rRNA (guanosine(2251)-2'-O)-methyltransferase RlmB — translated: MKTFLSGVHPIQSALENDAENVTQLWVAENKRNPRIDKLVEKAKALGLVVTSATPSALDRMTGSRKHQGIAAEYEAQEAASENDLFDMITNTEGPLLLLVLDGVTDPHNLGACLRTAEGAGVHAVIAPRDKSASLTPTARKVASGAAETLPFVQVTNLSRTLQMLKDAGVWITGTSDKATQTLYDIDFKGSSAIVMGAEGAGVRRLTEEACDFLISIPMAGSVSSLNVSVATGVVLYEAVRQRQL
- the rnr gene encoding ribonuclease R — protein: MKYKDPHKAREAQKYERPIASRELILSVLADSNAPLGFAELIDHLELTESDDKDALKYRLRAMERDGQILFNRRKQYLPVSKADLIAGRVSGHPDGFGFLIPDDGSDDLFLHGKQMRKLMHGDRALCSVTGTDKKGRREGAVIEVLERNTEQVVGRYFVRGGIGFVEPDNKRIAADVLIPPEFNGKAKHGQIVSAALVEQPSTRQLAIGKVVEILGEHMAPGMEIDIALRSHDLPHEWNDDILAETARLGTEAAEEDKVGRVDYRQMPLVTIDGEDSRDFDDAVYCERKGNNWKLVVAIADVSHYVPVGSALDQEAWNRGTSVYFPAQVIPMLPEEISNGLCSLNPHVDRLCMVCEAIIDDEGEILSYEFKEGVMHSAARLTYTKVAAMLVDKDPTLCEEYAELLPHLKDLYSLYKALRHARDERGSIDFETTETKIEFGADRKIQSIKPTTRNDAHKVIEECMIAANVCAARYLKKHKMPALHRVHPEPDMESLEKLREFLNGVGLSLGGGLKPEPIDYARLLASVQQRADTDLIQTVLLRSLSRAMYTPVNPEKPEAARHFGLAQKDYAHFTSPIRRYPDLLVHRAIRHLIQGNKADTYTYSPADMKELGEHCSMAERRADDATRDVLAWLKAEYMLDKVGEVFKGYITAVTGFGLFVELTDIYVEGLVHVTSLKSDYYRFDPALHRLTGESSGRSFRLGDQITVQVARVDLDDRKIDFMLPGAAGVSADDGERKPKKPKNAKAKTAGKADKKAPKRKKRKS
- a CDS encoding HlyU family transcriptional regulator, with protein sequence MSFLSSLKSMFAGSGESASASKAMPSEEYEGFEIIPAPMKEGGQYRLNGVIRKGEREHQMIRADVFTSADTCAAEMVRKSKVLIDQMGDRLFN
- a CDS encoding YiiD C-terminal domain-containing protein, whose translation is MALDKDALTQHIRQQIPLADGMDFSISQLDEQGVTVHAPLSPNINVHGTGFAGSLYSLSALAAWAYTTHLVEQNGIDADIVMAQAEIRYRRPVVTDIECVCHCDAEVGTAFLQHLKQKGRARLSLVVEIGADDDVVFSATMVAIQRA